Within the Paenibacillus sp. AN1007 genome, the region TACCCGGCAGTTGTACCGTTGCCTTGTAAGCTTCAAGTGAGAAGCCGGCTGGCCAGAAATAGACCCCTTTCTGAACGTCAATTGGATCACTGATGGAATAGATGAAGATGTAATAGAACGGATAGATTGTAATAATAACAAGCATGGACAGCAGGATGTAGTTAAACAAAGTAAACGTAAAATCCTTCCAATCGATGTGGCGGACGGAACGAAGCGTCTGTCCTGAGGGCTGTGTGCGCATATCTTTTTTGCTCCTTTCCCTGCGAGTCAGACGATACCTTGACCGCGAACTTTCTTGGATAGAATGTTGACACTGAAGAGCAGCAGTACACTGATAACTGTTTTGAAAATACCTACAGCTGTTGAGTACGAGTAGTCACCTGTTACAAGACCAAGTCGATATACATATAGGTCAAGTACCTCAATCCGGTCTGCAATCATCACGTTGCTGAACACCAGATATTGTTCAAAACCTGCCGAGAGCAGGTTGCTGACGGAGAGCAGCAGAAGCACAATAAAGGTTGGCATGATGCTGGGCAGTGTAATATGCCAGATGGTACGCATGCGCCCGGCGCCATCCACCTTCGCTGCATCGTACTGCTCGCTGTCTATGCCTACGATGGCTGCCAGGTAGATAATGGCGCTCCATCCTGCCGATTTCCACAGCAGGAGCAGGGTCTGAACGGTCCATACCCGGTCAAAGTTCCCGAGGATATCCACGGGGGGACTGCCGATGCCGGTTTTCATCATGATGGAATTGACTGCGCCCTCCGTACTGAACATGCTGAAAGCCAGAGAGAAGACAATAATCCAGCTGATATAATTGGGCAGCGTGGATACGGTTTGCACCAGCCGTTTAAACCAGCCGGAGCGGACTTCCGAGATTAGAATCGCAAGCAGCATAGGTACAGGTGCTGTTGCTATGGACAATAAGCTGAGTGCAAGTGTATTCGCCAGCACGGGTCCCATCCGTGGATCATCGAACATATTGCGAAAGTTCTCTAATCCCAGAAATGGTGTCTGGTGCAGCGGAATGCCCGGTTTGTAATCGAAGAATGCATAGATCCATCCGAATAACGGAACGTAACTAAAAGCTAGAGTAAATAGTACAAATGGCGCGGCCAGCAGCAGGAGGTGAATACCGTCCTTGCGATTCAGCTTGCCGGCTTTTTTCGTTATGGAACGTGTCAGAGTTTCGGTTCGCTGCATATGAATTTCTCCTTTGTTCGGTGCTTTCGTTTTGGGTTAATCAATTGGCATATTCATATGATAGCGCTTTCTTAAAGGCGGTTAAATGAACGTTCCTCTGATCTCCTTGAAAAAAACAGGGCTGTTCCCCGAGCGGACTTGAACCATTTTAAGATGTTTCTTGAACAATTTATCAAAGACTTGCCGCTCAAAGAAAATGCTCTCATGCGCCGCCTCTTGGGCGAGCTCATGAGAGCATCCAATGTTATATTCGGCGAACCGGCAGGGTAACAATTGCCTTTGCTCCCTGCTCCGTTGGGGCAAAATGAATGCCGAAGTCTGGACCAAAATATAACCGAATCCGTTTGTTAACGTTATTAAGACCGATCCCGCTGCCGCCAACAGTCGATTTAGGTGATTCTCCTCCAGCCAGCTTTTCATTCAAAGTTTCGAGAGTCTCCTTGTCCATCCCTGCCCCGGAATCCGTAACGCTCAGGATAAGCCGATCTTCATCTCCAGCTGCACTGATTCCGATTTGAATGGCAAAATCTTCACTCTGGCGGCCTGATGCAATAGAATTCTCCAGCAGCGGCTGCAGCATAAAGCGCGGTACCTGACAGTTCATCCAGTGCTCATCCACGTCCATGGTGAACGTCATATTGTTGTTGAATCGCATGTTGATAATTTTTAAATAGTTGTCCAGGTACGACAGCTCATCGCGAAGCGTGCACATGGGATCTTTACTGGAGAACACGGGACGCAAAATATTGCCCAGCGCAACAATCGTATTCACGATGTTGTCAGCCTTTACAATGACAGCCATCCAGCGGATCATGT harbors:
- a CDS encoding ABC transporter permease subunit, translating into MQRTETLTRSITKKAGKLNRKDGIHLLLLAAPFVLFTLAFSYVPLFGWIYAFFDYKPGIPLHQTPFLGLENFRNMFDDPRMGPVLANTLALSLLSIATAPVPMLLAILISEVRSGWFKRLVQTVSTLPNYISWIIVFSLAFSMFSTEGAVNSIMMKTGIGSPPVDILGNFDRVWTVQTLLLLWKSAGWSAIIYLAAIVGIDSEQYDAAKVDGAGRMRTIWHITLPSIMPTFIVLLLLSVSNLLSAGFEQYLVFSNVMIADRIEVLDLYVYRLGLVTGDYSYSTAVGIFKTVISVLLLFSVNILSKKVRGQGIV